One genomic region from Bartonella australis AUST/NH1 encodes:
- the alaS gene encoding alanine--tRNA ligase has product MDSVNKIRSTFLDYFRLNGHEVLPSSPLVPRNDPTLMFTNAGMVQFKNSFTGLEQRPYKRAATAQKCVRAGGKHNDLDNVGYTARHHTFFEMLGNFSFGDYFKEEAIFFAWDLLTKGFCLPKDKLLVTVYHNDDVAAELWRKISGLSEEKIIRIATSDNFWAMGDTGPCGPCSEIFYDHGDKVWGGLPGSADEDGDRFVEIWNLVFMQYEQVSKEEQIELPRPSIDTGMGLERIAAVLQGVHDNYDIDLFRALIGASQEITGVEATGDFIVSHRIIADHLRSSAFLIADGVLPSNEGRGYVLRRIMRRAMRHAHLLGFKESLMWRLFPALIREMGQAYPELVRAESLISETLKLEETRFRKTLERGLSLLNEASGDLKEGHRFNGEVAFKLYDTYGFPLDLTQDILRRRGISVDIDAFDKAMERQKAEARANWSGSGETATEAIWFSVRDQVGATEFLGYETEKAEGIITALVCDDQIVDHVSQGQKAIFVVNQTPFYGESGGQLGDRGVISGEHFIFEVHDTQKKADGVFIHIGEIKNGRAQICDHVELIVDSIRRKKIRVNHSATHLLHEALRQTLGPHVVQKGSFVSPDRLRFDFSHPKSISLEELKKVEDLANDIVLQNSKVTTRLMAVDDAIAEGAMALFGEKYGDEVRVVSMGEKLEKAGLNDHWSIELCGGTHVERTGDIGLIHIISESSVSAGVRRIEALTARAARLYLSGQDERIYEIARLLKSSPANVQERIRILLDDHHKLEKELNDSYKKIALNGGSVKSDEADVRTINGISFMGRVVKNISPRDLKVLVDSGKKQIRSGVVAFIGISGDGKGSAVVGVTDDLVNILNAVDLVRVISGVLGGQGGGGRSDMAQAGGPKGDKAHEAIRALAAFLEK; this is encoded by the coding sequence AAATGTGTGCGAGCGGGTGGGAAGCATAATGATCTCGATAATGTTGGCTACACGGCACGCCATCATACTTTTTTTGAAATGCTGGGTAATTTTTCTTTCGGTGATTATTTCAAAGAAGAAGCAATTTTTTTTGCATGGGATCTGCTCACGAAGGGATTCTGCCTTCCGAAAGATAAGTTATTAGTCACAGTTTATCATAATGATGATGTAGCTGCTGAATTATGGCGTAAAATTTCAGGTCTCTCAGAGGAAAAAATTATCCGTATTGCAACATCTGATAATTTTTGGGCAATGGGAGATACAGGGCCTTGCGGCCCTTGTTCGGAAATTTTTTATGATCACGGAGATAAAGTCTGGGGTGGTCTTCCTGGAAGTGCGGATGAAGACGGTGACCGTTTTGTCGAAATCTGGAACTTAGTTTTTATGCAGTATGAGCAGGTGAGCAAAGAAGAGCAGATTGAGTTACCTCGTCCTTCCATTGACACTGGTATGGGGTTAGAGCGGATTGCTGCAGTTTTGCAGGGTGTTCATGATAATTATGATATCGATCTTTTTCGCGCATTAATTGGTGCATCACAGGAGATAACGGGGGTTGAGGCAACCGGCGATTTTATTGTCAGCCATCGTATTATTGCTGATCATCTCCGTTCGTCAGCTTTTTTAATTGCCGATGGTGTTTTACCTTCTAATGAAGGTCGAGGGTATGTTTTGCGTCGTATTATGCGCCGTGCTATGCGCCACGCTCATCTTCTTGGTTTTAAAGAGTCGTTGATGTGGCGCCTGTTTCCTGCTCTGATACGTGAGATGGGACAGGCTTACCCTGAGTTGGTACGCGCTGAATCTCTAATTTCAGAAACCTTAAAATTGGAGGAAACGCGTTTTCGTAAAACTCTTGAGAGGGGTCTCAGTTTGTTGAACGAAGCAAGCGGGGACCTTAAAGAGGGTCATCGTTTTAACGGTGAGGTTGCTTTTAAGCTTTATGATACATACGGTTTTCCGCTTGATTTGACGCAAGATATTTTACGGCGTCGCGGAATATCTGTTGATATTGATGCTTTTGATAAAGCAATGGAACGCCAAAAAGCAGAAGCCCGTGCCAATTGGTCTGGTTCTGGTGAAACTGCAACGGAAGCAATTTGGTTCTCTGTTCGCGATCAAGTCGGAGCTACAGAGTTTTTGGGTTATGAAACGGAAAAGGCTGAAGGTATCATAACAGCTCTTGTGTGTGATGATCAAATTGTCGATCACGTTTCGCAGGGGCAAAAGGCCATTTTTGTTGTTAATCAAACGCCATTTTATGGCGAATCTGGGGGGCAGCTTGGTGATCGCGGCGTAATTTCCGGTGAGCATTTTATTTTTGAGGTGCACGATACTCAAAAAAAGGCTGACGGCGTCTTTATTCATATCGGTGAAATTAAAAATGGTCGGGCACAAATATGTGATCACGTGGAATTAATCGTTGATTCTATTCGTCGTAAGAAAATTCGCGTGAACCATTCCGCTACCCATTTATTGCATGAAGCTTTACGTCAAACATTAGGACCCCATGTCGTCCAAAAGGGATCTTTTGTGTCGCCTGATCGGTTGCGTTTCGATTTTTCTCACCCAAAATCTATTTCGCTGGAAGAACTGAAAAAAGTAGAAGATTTAGCTAATGATATTGTGTTGCAAAATAGTAAGGTAACAACGCGTCTTATGGCAGTAGATGACGCAATTGCTGAAGGAGCAATGGCGCTATTTGGCGAAAAATATGGTGATGAAGTTCGTGTTGTTTCTATGGGCGAAAAGCTCGAGAAGGCAGGGTTGAACGATCATTGGTCAATTGAGCTTTGCGGTGGAACGCATGTGGAAAGGACGGGTGATATCGGTTTGATTCATATTATCTCTGAAAGTTCCGTATCGGCTGGGGTGCGCCGTATCGAGGCATTAACGGCTAGAGCTGCACGTCTCTATCTTAGTGGTCAGGACGAACGAATCTACGAAATTGCTCGCCTTTTAAAAAGCTCTCCTGCAAATGTTCAAGAGCGCATTCGAATTTTACTTGATGATCATCATAAGCTTGAAAAAGAATTGAATGATTCATACAAGAAGATTGCTCTTAATGGTGGGTCTGTAAAAAGCGATGAAGCAGATGTTAGAACTATAAATGGTATCTCTTTTATGGGGCGTGTTGTTAAAAATATCTCACCACGAGATCTTAAGGTGTTGGTGGATTCTGGAAAAAAGCAGATCAGGTCTGGCGTTGTAGCTTTTATAGGCATTTCAGGAGATGGTAAGGGCAGTGCCGTCGTTGGCGTTACTGATGATTTGGTTAATATATTGAATGCTGTCGATTTGGTGCGTGTTATTTCAGGTGTCCTCGGTGGTCAGGGAGGAGGTGGGCGGTCTGATATGGCACAAGCTGGCGGTCCCAAAGGCGACAAAGCTCATGAAGCTATCAGGGCATTAGCGGCTTTTCTTGAGAAATAG